A portion of the Carassius carassius chromosome 42, fCarCar2.1, whole genome shotgun sequence genome contains these proteins:
- the LOC132124477 gene encoding nebulin-like isoform X3 — protein sequence MSTAEETAGQMDRGVEPAAEDSPASVTADQGPHPCSDPKPDPRSDRNPDPSSDPNPVPKPDLNPDPKPETSSDLNPDPKPDLNPDPKPEPSSDLDPDPKPDLNPDPKPEPSSDLNPDPKPDPRYDRNPDPSSDLNNDPKPELSSDLNPDPKPDLNPDRISDLNPDPSPDLKPDSSPHPKPDLNPDRISDLNPDPSPDLKPDSSPHPKPDLTSDMNPDLSPDPKSESTSDLNTDLTSDLNPDPTSDLNTDPTSDLNTDPNPGSKSDSTSDLNPDSTSDLNTDPSPDPKSDSTSDLNPDPTSDLNPDSTSDPISDLNPDPTSDLNPDPISDLNPDPSPDPKPDPTSDLNPDPNPDLIPEPSSATHEVTHTDDGGGSVSSSLSERKNTNGRKKLLNGVCSCVPETLEILHAKHASELYSEMLYREDGRRDLCVSLYSLMPDTPDTEFAREMSDLQSEVRYKEDGRKKLSCSLYSQLADTTDTQHAKRMTDVQSDNKYKEAGRKNTSTCLYSQLPETLETQHAKEAYQLQSQVTYKEGQTCASSSLFSTLADTPEIQSAREITETISENKYREQSRKSISSCIYSQLPETPETEFSRSVSELQSQVKYKEASKQQMSRSLYHQLPETPETQHARDASHIQSQLKYRQGRASVMGSSLFSLMTETPQNEFVKQQMELQSELKYKAEVKENSSNLYSLMPETLDTQFAKHTAELQSDVKYKEASKQQMSRSLYHQLPETPETQHARDASHIQSQVAYKGIRKGDFSGSSFTVVPDSAEMKFVQQISHMLSEKEYREEGRRNFSSSVYSQLGDTPETQFIRSVSDLQSEVKYKASGKQQVSDSLYATLPETLDTQHAKHATAIISEVKYKEDGRQSLSSPLFTRLPETLQTQTAREIADAQSNVRYKQKNDQVSLYSLLPQTADTEFAKHMSDVQSELQYKQEGKKEAESNLYSLMPQTLETEHAKDAYELQSQVKYKEKNRTDASLYACLPETQDTEHAKHAGELRSELKYKEAVKNDLSSPLYSQMSDTAEIQRLRDLTALQSQVQYKTEGQKLLSSSVYSQMAETPETQFMKTVTELQSDVKYKEASKQQMSRSLYHQLPETPETQHARDASHIQSQVKYKEKVNSSSLYSRLPETSETRLARELTDVCSEVRYKEDGRRDVSSCLYSHLPETPETQFAKQQTELQSQNQYRRETQEDLSHCLYSQLPETLHTQFVKELTPLISESKYRESGKKESSTCLYHTLPETKDTQHARDATQIQSEVRYKEGKSLQSCSVYSQLPQTPQTQLAARVSELQSDNKYREDGRRSISSCLYSQLSETPETQFVRTVTDLQSDSKYKEAGRKQASGALYSLLPETLETQHAKDATDLLSQMKYKEEAKKEASVSLYTLLPETTETRHAKHASELLSENKYKRSSKQENSSSIYSQMPQTQETQFAKQMAELQSDNQYRRETQEDLSHCLYSQLPETLHTQFVKELTPLISENKYKEDGKKELQKCLYAHLPETSETQHARELTQLYSQKSYRDSLDAQVCLYAQMPQTIETVFAKEVSKQQSDKLYKEKFNSEKGKSNYSQMKDLPDVTHAIQVNKHQSNVAYRRGKEELHKFSEVMDRPDIRNATHASKLASDVAYRSKVDVFDQRALLERPDIQHAQEAARLASQVNYKQKFEKNLREQKPQYNPSECVSFRHTQAASALASQVKYSQKKLQAVTDLPNLLHLGHVLHASKLQSNVEYRKKYEESKGHYLLALDTAEQRHHQENAVLHSQWKYKEEYEKNRGKSQMEFGDTQMYKVSKEAQKMQSEKEYRKEYESQMKGKVLLEVDLTPAYLSARYASSLVSEKEYRKDLESEIRGKGTDVTADSLEIQRAKKASEISSDVSYRQASQHRESSFSTVTDTPALLHAAYLRDVYSQKKYRGDMERLKSLCSAASDTPEIQRVKNNQRNISALFYTWDSRLMKGLMSAVTDSPEIKLARENTKNISDVQYRESVGSGTAVTDTPEMERVRRNQHNISDAKYKKAVDPVSVGVTPELERVKQNQQNISTVQYQRSLKEVKGHSCSELDTPEMRRVRKSQDAVSMAKYHEEFERSRGRGATHTLDEQHMARLHGDQLMGTGDGYHGVQPQVVEMDRRSAGASELKVWRTDPGSIFDFDPVEDNIQSKSLRRMTERVSRGPQRSLCSSPGSELWGDRSVSVCSSTSALQDRSASGVYQHHSHPPQQGYGHSGQSPPHSTSTQRVYRALYDYAAQDHDEVSFRDGDVIINAQPIDEGWMFGTVQRTGKSGMLPANYVQCLN from the exons ATGTCTACCGCTGAGGAAACTgctggacagatggacagaggtGTGGAACCGGCCGCTGAG GATTCTCCAGCATCTGTCACAGCCGATCAAGGTCCTCATCCATGTTCTGATCCAAAACCTGATCCGAGATCTGATCGGAATCCTGATCCGAGTTCTGATCCGAATCCTGTTCCAAAACCTGATCTGAATCCTGATCCAAAACCTGAAACGAGTTCTGATCTGAATCCTGATCCAAAACCTGATCTGAATCCTGATCCAAAACCTGAGCCGAGTTCTGATCTGGATCCTGATCCAAAACCTGATCTGAATCCTGATCCAAAACCTGAACCGAGTTCTGATCTGAATCCTGATCCAAAACCTGATCCAAGATATGATCGGAATCCTGATCCGAGTTCTGATCTGAATAATGATCCAAAACCTGAACTAAGTTCTGATCTGAATCCTGATCCAAAACCTGATCTGAATCCTGATCGGATTTCTGATCTGAATCCTGATCCGAGTCCTGATCTGAAACCTGATTCGAGTCCTCATCCAAAACCTGATCTGAATCCTGATCGGATTTCTGATCTGAATCCTGATCCGAGTCCTGATCTGAAACCTGATTCGAGTCCTCATCCAAAACCTGATCTGACTTCTGATATGAATCCTGATCTGAGTCCTGATCCAAAATCTGAATCGACTTCTGATCTTAATACTGATCTGACTTCTGATCTGAATCCTGATCCGACTTCTGATCTGAATACTGATCCGACTTCTGATCTGAATACTGACCCTAATCCTGGTTCAAAATCTGATTCGACTTCTGATCTGAATCCTGATTCAACTTCTGATCTGAATACTGATCCGAGTCCTGATCCAAAATCTGATTCGACTTCTGATCTGAATCCTGATCCGACTTCTGATCTGAATCCTGATTCGACTTCTGATCCGATTTCTGATCTGAATCCTGATCCAACTTCTGATCTGAATCCTGATCCGATTTCTGATCTGAATCCTGATCCGAGTCCTGATCCAAAACCTGATCCGACTTCTGATCTGAACCCTGATCCGAATCCTGATCTGATTCCTGAACCAAGCTCAGCAACCCATGAG gtcacacacacagatgatggAGGAGGGAGTGTCTCTTCATCTCTCAGTGAG AGGAAGAATACCAATGGCAGGAAGAAGCTGCTGAACGGTGTGTGCTCGTGTGTCCCTGAAACATTAGAGATTCTACACGCTAAACACGCCTCAGAGCTGTACAGCGAG atgctgTACCGTGAGGACGGACGCAGGgatctgtgtgtcagtctgtacTCACTGATGCCCGACACACCAGACACAGAGTTCGCTAGAGAGATGAGCGATCTTCAGAGTGAG GTCAGATATAAAGAGGACGGGAGGAAGAAACTGTCGTGTAGTCTGTACTCTCAGCTGGCCGACACAACTGACACGCAACACGCCAAACGCATGACGGATGTGCAGAGCGAC AATAAATACAAAGAAGCTGGCAGAAAAAACACTTCCACATGTCTTTACTCACAACTGCCTGAAACCCTGGAGACTCAACACGCTAAAGAAGCGTACCAGCTACAGAGCCAG GTGACGTATAAGGAGGGTCAGACGTGTGCGTCCAGCTCTCTGTTCTCCACGCTGGCCGACACGCCGGAGATTCAGTCCGCTCGAGAGATCACAGAGACCATCAGCGAG aataaATACCGCGAGCAGAGCAGGAAGAGCATCAGCAGCTGCATTTACTCTCAGCTTCCTGAAACTCCAGAGACTGAGTTCAGCAGGAGCGTCTCTGAGCTGCAGAGTCAG gtgaagTATAAGGAGGCCAGTAAGCAGCAGATGAGCAGATCTCTGTACCATCAGCTCCCAGAGACTCCAGAAACTCAACACGCTCGAGACGCCTCTCACATCCAGAGCCAG CTGAAGTACAGGCAGGGCCGGGCGTCTGTGATGGGCAGTAGTTTGTTCTCGCTGATGACGGAGACGCCGCAGAACGAGTTTGTGAAGCAGCAGATGGAGCTCCAGAGTGAG ctgaAGTATAAAGCTGAGGTGAAGGAAAACTCCAGTAATCTGTACTCGCTCATGCCCGAGACGCTGGACACGCAGTTCGCCAAACACACTGCGGAGTTACAGAGTGAC GTGAAGTATAAGGAGGCCAGTAAGCAGCAGATGAGCAGATCTCTGTACCATCAGCTCCCAGAGACTCCAGAAACTCAACACGCTCGAGACGCCTCTCACATCCAGAGCCAG GTGGCCTATAAAGGCATCAGGAAGGGCGATTTCTCTGGTTCCTCCTTCACTGTGGTCCCCGACTCGGCAGAGATGAAGTTCGTTCAGCAGATCTCGCACATGCTCAGTGAG AAAGAGTACCGTGAGGAGGGCCGGAGGAACTTCTCATCCAGTGTTTACTCTCAGCTGGGCGACACTCCAGAGACTCAGTTCATCAGATCAGTGTCTGACCTGCAGAGCGAG GTGAAATACAAGGCGTCTGGGAAGCAGCAAGTGAGCGACTCGCTGTACGCCACACTGCCAGAGACGCTGGACACGCAACATGCTAAACACGCCACCGCCATCATCAGTGAG GTGAAGTACAAAGAGGACGGCAGACAGAGTTTGTCCAGTCCATTATTCACTCGACTGCCAGAGACGCTGCAGACACAGACGGCCAGAGAGATCGCAGACGCACAGAGCAAC GTCAGATATAAGCAGAAGAATGATCAGGTCAGTCTGTATTCACTCCTGCCGCAAACCGCAGACACAGAGTTCGCCAAACACATGAGCGACGTCCAGAGTGAG CTTCAGTACAAGCAGGAGGGTAAGAAGGAAGCGGAGAGCAATCTGTACAGCCTGATGCCACAGACGCTCGAGACTGAACACGCTAAAGACGCCTATGAGTTGCAGAGTCAG GTTAAATATAAAGAGAAGAACAGAACAGATGCATCTCTTTACGCCTGTCTGCCCGAGACTCAGGACACGGAACACGCCAAACACGCCGGAGAGCTGCGCAGTGAG CTGAAGTATAAAGAGGCTGTGAAGAATGATCTGTCCTCACCACTGTACTCACAGATGAGTGACACTGCAGAAATCCAGCGGCTCCGAGATCTCACTGCACTGCAGAGTCAG GTTCAGTATAAGACTGAAGGACAGAAGCTCTTGAGCTCCAGTGTTTATTCTCAGATGGCAGAGACTCCAGAGACACAGTTCATGAAGACAGTGACTGAACTCCAGAGCGAT gtgaagTATAAGGAGGCCAGTAAGCAGCAGATGAGCAGATCTCTGTACCATCAGCTCCCAGAGACTCCAGAAACTCAACACGCTCGAGACGCCTCTCACATCCAGAGCCAG GTGAAGTATAAAGAGAAGGTAAACTCCTCGTCTCTTTACTCGCGTCTGCCGGAGACGTCAGAGACTCGACTGGCCAGAGAGCTGACAGATGTCTGCAGCGAG GTCAGATACAAAGAGGACGGGAGGAGGGACGTGTCGTCGTGTCTGTACTCACATCTGCCCGAGACGCCGGAGACACAGTTCGCCAAACAGCAGACTGAGCTCCAGAGCCAG AATCAGTACCGGAGAGAGACGCAGGAGGATCTGTCTCACTGTCTGTACTCACAGCTGCCCGAGACGCTGCACACACAGTTTGTGAAGGAGCTGACGCCGCTCATCAGTGAG AGCAAATACAGAGAGTCTGGGAAGAAGGAGAGCAGCACGTGTCTGTATCACACGCTCCCAGAAACCAAAGACACGCAACACGCCAGAGACGCCACACAGATCCAGAGCGAG GTCAGATATAAAGAAGGGAAGAGTCTGCAGTCGTGCAGTGTTTACTCTCAGCTGCCGCAGACGCCGCAGACTCAGCTCGCTGCCAGAGTCTCTGAGCTTCAGAGCGAT AATAAATACAGAGAGGACGGCAGGAGGAGCATCTCCAGCTGCCTGTATTCTCAGCTGTCCGAGACGCCAGAGACGCAGTTTGTCCGAACAGTGACCGACCTGCAGAGCGAC AGTAAATATAAAGAGGCAGGAAGGAAGCAGGCGTCCGGTGCTCTGTATTCTCTGCTGCCGGAGACTCTGGAGACTCAACACGCCAAAGACGCCACGGACCTCCTGAGTCAG ATGAAATACAAGGAGGAGGCGAAGAAAGAGGCTTCTGTCAGTCTGTACACTCTTCTGCCAGAGACGACTGAGACTCGGCACGCCAAACACGCCTCTGAACTCCtgagcgag AATAAGTACAAGCGGAGCAGTAAACAGGAGAACAGCAGCAGTATTTACTCTCAAATGCCACAAACACAGGAAACACAGTTTGCCAAACAGATGGCGGAGCTTCAGAGTgat AATCAGTACCGGAGAGAGACGCAGGAGGATCTGTCTCACTGTCTGTACTCACAGCTGCCCGAGACGCTGCACACACAGTTTGTGAAGGAGCTGACGCCGCTCATCAGTGAG AATAAATATAAGGAGGATGGAAAGAAGGAGCTGCAGAAGTGTCTGTATGCCCATCTGCCAGAAACCAGTGAAACACAACACGCCCGAGAGCTGACACAACTCTACagtcag AAGAGCTATAGAGACTCTCTGGACGCTCAGGTGTGTTTGTACGCTCAGATGCCACAGACAATTGAGACAGTGTTCGCTAAAGAAGTGTCCAAACAACAGAGTGAT AAACTCTATAAAGAGAAGTTTAACTCAGAGAAAGGCAAATCAAATTACTCACAGATGAAGGATCTGCCGGACGTCACACACGCCATACAGGTCAACAAACACCAGAGTAAc GTGGCGTATCGCCGAGGGAAAGAGGAGCTTCATAAATTCAGCGAGGTGATGGACAGACCTGACATCCGGAACGCCACACACGCCAGTAAACTCGCCAGTGAC GTGGCCTACAGAAGTAAAGTGGACGTGTTTGACCAGCGAGCACTGCTGGAGCGACCCGACATACAACATGCCCAAGAAGCTGCGCGACTGGCCAGTCAG GTCAACTACAAGCAGAAGTTTGAGAAGAATCTGAGAGAACAGAAGCCACAGTATAACCCCAGCGAGTGTGTGAgcttcagacacacacaggccgCGTCGGCTCTGGCCAgtcag gtgaAGTACAGTCAGAAGAAGCTGCAGGCCGTCACTGATTTACCAAACCTGCTTCATCTGGGTCACGTGCTCCACGCCAGCAAACTACAGAGCAAC GTGGAGTACAGGAAGAAGTATGAGGAGTCTAAGGGGCACTACCTCCTCGCTCTTGACACAGCTGAACAGCGCCACCATCAGGAGAACGCTGTGCTGCACAGTCAG TGGAAATATAAAGAGGAATATGAGAAGAACCGAGGGAAGTCACAGATGGAGTTTGGGGACACACAGATGTATAAAGTGTCAAAGGAAGCTCAGAAGATGCAAAgcgag AAGGAGTATCGTAAGGAGTATGAGAGCCAGATGAAAGGCAAGGTTCTGCTGGAGGTGGATCTGACGCCGGCGTATCTATCGGCTCGTTACGCCAGCAGCCTCGTCAGTGAG AAGGAGTATCGTAAGGATCTGGAGAGTGAGATCAGAGGGAAGGGAACCGACGTCACAGCAGATAGCCTGGAGATCCAGAGAGCAAAGAAAGCATCTGAGATCAGCAGCGAC GTGTCGTACAGACAGGCGTCTCAGCACAGAGAATCGTCATTCAGCACGGTGACAGACACACCTGCGCTGCTGCACGCTGCTTACCTGAGAGACGTCTACAGTCAG aagaaGTACCGTGGTGACATGGAGCGTCTGAAGAGCTTGTGTTCTGCCGCATCAGACACACCAGAGATCCAGAGAGTGAAGAATAACCAGCGCAACATCAGCGCa ctcttCTACACATGGGACTCACGGCTGATGAAGGGTCTGATGTCAGCGGTCACTGACTCTCCAGAAATCAAGCTGGCACGAGAAAACACCAAGAACATCAGTGAC GTTCAGTACAGAGAGTCTGTCGGATCCGGAACAGCTGTGACTGACACTCCTGAGATGGAGCGCGTGCGCAGGAACCAGCACAACATCAGCGAC GCCAAATATAAGAAAGCGGTCGATCCGGTCAGTGTGGGAGTGACACCAGAGCTGGAGCGGGTCAAACAGAACCAGCAGAACATCAGCACG gtgcagTACCAGCGCAGTTTGaaggaggtcaaaggtcactccTGCTCAGAGCTGGATACGCCTGAAATGAGGCGTGTGCGGAAGTCTCAGGACGCTGTTTCCATG gcgaAGTATCACGAGGAGTTCGAGCGCTCGCGGGGTCGAGGGGCCACACACACCCTCGATGAGCAGCACATGGCACGTCTCCATGGAGACCAGCTGATGGGCACCGGCGACGgttaccatggcgtccagccgcAGGTGGTTGAGATGGACCGCAGATCAGCAGGAGCCTCTG AGCTGAAGGTCTGGAGGACTGATCCGGGATCCATCTTTGACTTTGATCCAGTGGAGGACAATATTCAGTCTAAAAGCCTGCGCAGGATGACGG agcgtGTCAGCCGTGGCCCCCAGCGATCGCTGTGCAGTTCTCCAGGCTCAGAGCTCTGGGGCGATCGCAGTGTGTCCGTCTGCAGCAGCACTTCTGCACTGCAGGACCGATCCGCTTCAG GTGTGTACCAGCATCACTCCCATCCTCCTCAGCAGGGATACGGACACAGCGGTCAGTCTCCTCCACACTCGACCTCCACG cAGAGGGTGTACCGGGCACTGTATGATTACGCCGCTCAGGATCACGACGAGGTCTCCTTCCGTGACGGTGATGTGATCATTAATGCGCAGCCCATCGATGAGGGATGGATGTTCGGCACGGTCCAGCGCACCGGAAAGTCTGGCATGCTTCCGGCCAACTACGTGCAGTGTTTGAACTGA